The Cricetulus griseus strain 17A/GY chromosome 9, alternate assembly CriGri-PICRH-1.0, whole genome shotgun sequence genome has a segment encoding these proteins:
- the LOC113837282 gene encoding LOW QUALITY PROTEIN: AMME syndrome candidate gene 1 protein homolog (The sequence of the model RefSeq protein was modified relative to this genomic sequence to represent the inferred CDS: inserted 2 bases in 1 codon) codes for MVLGCFGVKNQNLSSSPRSGSGSDDASASSHCSRASECPARELALGCSWMLNGLGSLSSSSSRGGRMSLSPPLSCPVGTLLSTPASSTXPSSFSSSPRSRKMLVSAEMCCFCFDVLSCHLYGHQQPRSPGFANEPYPLFVTWKFGQDERLRGCLGTLSAVTLHSRRRENTLISALKDPRFPPMTRDELPRLLCSVSLLTDFEDACDYLDWELGVHGIRIEFINEEASRCTATYLPEVAKEQGWDRTQTIDSLLRKGGYQALVTNEYRKTVKLTWYHSEKMTLSYAEYLARRQHHCFQNSNGQPLPPNNHYSWC; via the exons ATGGTTTTGGGTTGCTTTGGGGTGAAGAATCAGAACCTGTCCAGTTCGCCCCGCTCCGGATCTGGCAGCGatgatgcctctgcctcctcccactgTAGCAGGGCGAGCGAGTGCCCAGCCAGGGAGCTGGCACTAGGTTGCTCCTGGATGCTCAATGGGCTGGGCAgcctgagcagcagcagcagcagaggtgGGCGCATGTCGCTGTCTCCACCTCTGAGCTGCCCAGTAGGAACCCTGCTTTCTACTCCAGCCTCCTCCAC GCCATCCTCCTTTTCGTCATCCCCAAGATCCAGGAAGATGCTGGTGTCAGCCGAGATGTGCTGTTTTTGCTTCGATGTGCTCTCCTGTCACCTGTATGGACACCAGCAGCCCCGGTCCCCCGGCTTCGCCAACGAGCCCTACCCACTGTTTGTGACATGGAAGTTTGGTCAAGACGAAAGATTGCGCGGATGCCTAGGGACTCTTTCTGCCGTGACTTTGCATTCCCGACGGAGGGAGAACACACTTATCAGCGCCCTTAAAGACCCCCGTTTTCCACCAATGACAAGGGACGAGCTGCCGAGGCTTCTCTGCTCCGTGTCTCTGCTCACTGACTTTGAGGACGCCTGTGACTATTTGGACTGGGAACTGGGTGTGCATGGCATTCGAATAGAATTCATCAACGAAGAAGCATCCAGATGCACCGCCACCTACCTACCGGAGGTCGCAAAGGAGCAAGGATGGGACCGGACTCAGACCATAGACTCCTTACTAAGGAAGGGAGGCTACCAGGCTCTGGTTACTAACGAATACAGGAAAACCGTCAAGCTGACCTGGTACCATAGTGAAAAGATGACCTTGAGTTATGCTGAATACCTTGCTCGTCGCCAGCATCATTGCTTCCAGAATAGTAATGGGCAGCCCCTGCCACCAAACAACCATTATTCTTGGTGCTGA
- the LOC113837277 gene encoding LOW QUALITY PROTEIN: AMME syndrome candidate gene 1 protein homolog (The sequence of the model RefSeq protein was modified relative to this genomic sequence to represent the inferred CDS: inserted 2 bases in 1 codon), which yields MVLGFFGVKNQNLSSSPGSGSGSDDASASSHCSRASECPARELALGCSWMLNGLGSLSSSSSRGGRMSLSPPLSCPVGTLLSTPASSTXPSSFSSSPRSRKMLVSAEMCCFCFDVLSCHLYGHQQPRTPGFANEPYPLFVTWKFGQDERSRGCLGTFSAVTLHSRRRENTLISSLKAPRFPPMTRDELPRLLCSVSLLTDFEDACDYLDWQVGVHGIRIEFISEEGSRCTATYLPEVAKEQGWDRTQTIDSLLRKGGYQALVTNEYRKTVKLTRYRSEKMTLSYAEYLARRQHHCFQNGIGQPLPPNNHYSWC from the exons ATGGTGTTGGGTTTCTTTGGGGTGAAGAATCAGAACCTGTCCAGTTCGCCCGGCTCCGGATCTGGCAGCGatgatgcctctgcctcctcccactgTAGCAGGGCGAGCGAGTGCCCAGCCAGGGAGCTGGCACTAGGTTGCTCCTGGATGCTCAATGGGCTGGGCAgcctgagcagcagcagcagcagaggtgGGCGCATGTCGCTGTCTCCACCTCTGAGCTGCCCAGTGGGAACCCTGCTTTCTACTCCAGCCTCCTCCAC GCCATCCTCCTTTTCGTCATCCCCAAGATCCAGGAAGATGCTGGTGTCAGCCGAGATGTGCTGTTTTTGCTTCGATGTGCTCTCCTGTCACCTGTATGGACACCAGCAGCCCCGGACCCCCGGCTTCGCCAACGAGCCCTATCCACTGTTTGTGACATGGAAGTTTGGTCAAGACGAAAGATCACGCGGATGCCTAGGGACTTTTTCTGCCGTGACTTTGCATTCCCGACGGAGGGAGAACACACTTATCAGCTCCCTTAAAGCCCCCCGTTTTCCACCAATGACAAGAGACGAGCTGCCGAGGCTTCTCTGCTCCGTGTCTCTGCTCACTGACTTTGAGGACGCCTGTGATTATTTGGACTGGCAAGTGGGTGTGCATGGCATTCGAATAGAATTCATCAGCGAAGAAGGATCCAGATGCACCGCCACCTACCTACCGGAGGTTGCAAAGGAGCAAGGATGGGACCGGACTCAGACCATAGACTCCTTACTAAGGAAGGGAGGCTACCAGGCTCTGGTTACTAACGAATACAGGAAAACCGTCAAGCTGACCAGGTACCGTAGTGAAAAGATGACCTTGAGTTATGCTGAATACCTTGCTCGTCGCCAGCATCATTGCTTCCAGAATGGCATCGGGCAGCCCCTGCCACCAAACAACCATTATTCTTGGTGCTGA